The following are encoded together in the Myxococcales bacterium genome:
- a CDS encoding serine/threonine protein kinase, with translation MAETPYVAAVAAGLDRLERVLIRVWQIVSLLGIVAGLIYAAFISRPLGFACATGSSLFLIWFVVAGHLADRGEAPAFLPHLNAFIEALVPWVFMLAVSASKGADYALASWVPPFLFCSGLVAQVARLRLWAPTILGVSGALVYPTLYWAFVLERVPPSAREFLINQPATQMARSVTLVISGGIATLLVLGLHSVVMGAETAARERELGGKYRLIRDIAAGATGSVYEGEYCPEGGFVRRVAIRRFHPHVAVHDEIMQGFREAADVAQRLAHPNIVQVEDFLRTGGSFFLVLEWVEGVSLDALSRSARATGRGLNPEIVAYLGLELLAGLAHAHTGALGEDGAPLAVVHGDLCPDVVMVSTAGEVKIGGFAVARSLREFNRQSAGHVDYMAPECATGAAGLTSDLYSAGAISWELLLGQRRLVGESTSPTGIRLDLPGEWDAFFARAVADAPASRAESAMELMAMLAAVPRRDAARTRAELAELVAHVRANQAARTGVYDPLGPDGRPGVFG, from the coding sequence ATGGCCGAGACCCCTTACGTTGCGGCCGTCGCCGCCGGGCTCGATCGGCTCGAGCGTGTCCTGATCCGCGTTTGGCAGATCGTGAGCCTGCTCGGGATCGTTGCGGGCCTGATCTACGCCGCGTTCATCTCGCGGCCGCTGGGTTTCGCCTGCGCCACGGGTTCGTCCTTGTTCTTGATCTGGTTCGTGGTCGCGGGACACCTGGCCGACCGCGGTGAGGCTCCGGCGTTCTTGCCGCACCTGAACGCCTTCATCGAAGCCCTCGTGCCCTGGGTCTTCATGCTGGCGGTCAGCGCGAGCAAGGGCGCCGACTACGCCCTCGCCTCGTGGGTGCCGCCGTTCTTGTTCTGTAGCGGTCTGGTCGCGCAAGTCGCGCGCTTGAGACTCTGGGCGCCGACCATCCTCGGTGTGTCGGGCGCGCTCGTCTATCCCACGCTGTACTGGGCCTTCGTGCTCGAGCGGGTTCCGCCGAGTGCCCGCGAGTTCTTGATCAACCAACCCGCGACCCAGATGGCGCGTTCGGTGACCCTGGTGATTTCGGGCGGCATCGCCACGCTGTTGGTGCTGGGTCTGCACTCGGTGGTGATGGGTGCCGAGACCGCCGCCCGGGAGCGCGAGCTCGGCGGCAAGTACCGCCTGATCCGTGACATCGCGGCGGGCGCGACCGGCTCGGTGTACGAGGGCGAGTATTGTCCAGAAGGTGGCTTCGTGCGGCGGGTCGCGATCCGGCGTTTTCATCCCCACGTCGCAGTGCACGACGAAATCATGCAAGGTTTCCGCGAAGCCGCGGACGTTGCGCAGCGGTTGGCCCACCCGAACATCGTTCAGGTCGAGGACTTCTTGCGCACGGGCGGCTCATTCTTCCTGGTCCTCGAGTGGGTCGAAGGGGTGTCCCTCGACGCGCTGAGCCGCTCGGCCCGCGCCACAGGGCGAGGATTGAATCCCGAGATCGTCGCTTATCTGGGTCTCGAGCTGTTGGCAGGTCTCGCCCACGCCCACACTGGCGCCCTGGGCGAGGACGGTGCGCCGCTGGCAGTGGTGCACGGTGATCTCTGCCCGGACGTGGTGATGGTGTCCACGGCGGGGGAGGTGAAGATTGGAGGATTTGCGGTAGCTCGCAGCCTGCGCGAGTTCAACCGGCAGAGCGCCGGCCATGTCGACTACATGGCGCCCGAGTGTGCGACGGGCGCCGCGGGACTGACGAGTGATCTGTACTCTGCCGGGGCCATTTCGTGGGAGCTGCTCCTGGGCCAGCGCAGACTGGTCGGCGAGAGCACGAGCCCGACGGGGATCCGCCTGGACCTGCCCGGAGAGTGGGACGCGTTCTTTGCCCGCGCCGTGGCGGACGCGCCAGCCTCCCGAGCCGAGAGCGCGATGGAGCTGATGGCGATGCTTGCGGCCGTACCTCGGCGCGACGCGGCTCGCACGCGGGCGGAGCTGGCGGAGCTGGTCGCGCACGTGCGCGCGAACCAGGCAGCGCGGACGGGCGTCTACGATCCGCTCGGACCCGATGGTCGCCCCGGCGTGTTCGGCTGA
- a CDS encoding diguanylate cyclase: MPEFHRGEATFLRNCVQAFSREFETTVVEALGRELRGIQPASVQELREQLQLLLRQLESRSSALQVHDAMDGLLKRVLLTQRRRVAESMEEPLSKAVDPQIVSALHREVRRFEDFLAAPWCASTKAQRIPHLTDFLSIRFAAEAMPDAPPLAPREFDEKFHVLEAPRLFIPDLKHYRHECGLRDANLIVAYADIDDFKAVNAKLTETVVDLKVLTPFLGLIEAWAFARAHAYRFGGDEYVLLVPNADVALARMLLGELRDRASAATFSGTDVRLSLTLGACLVDPDCPLTDREILSRANDAKARAKGLRKGSVMMVEPPEYRAEAAEPF, translated from the coding sequence GTGCCCGAGTTCCACCGCGGTGAGGCGACCTTCCTGCGCAACTGTGTGCAGGCTTTTTCACGCGAGTTCGAGACGACCGTCGTCGAGGCCCTGGGGCGGGAGCTCCGAGGAATTCAGCCGGCCAGCGTGCAAGAGCTCAGAGAGCAGCTGCAACTACTGCTGCGCCAGCTCGAGTCGAGGAGCAGCGCCCTACAGGTCCACGACGCCATGGACGGGCTGCTCAAGCGAGTGCTCCTCACCCAGCGGCGGCGCGTCGCGGAGTCGATGGAAGAGCCGCTGTCCAAGGCCGTGGACCCACAGATCGTGAGCGCACTTCACCGCGAGGTGCGACGCTTCGAGGACTTCCTGGCCGCGCCCTGGTGCGCTAGCACCAAAGCCCAGCGCATTCCTCACCTGACCGACTTCTTGTCCATTCGTTTCGCAGCGGAGGCCATGCCGGACGCGCCACCGCTCGCCCCACGGGAGTTCGACGAGAAGTTCCACGTGCTCGAGGCACCGCGCCTGTTCATCCCGGATCTTAAGCACTACCGCCACGAGTGTGGGCTGCGCGACGCAAACCTGATCGTTGCGTACGCCGACATCGACGATTTCAAGGCCGTGAACGCCAAGCTCACCGAGACGGTCGTCGACCTCAAGGTGCTGACACCGTTCCTGGGCCTGATCGAGGCCTGGGCGTTCGCGCGCGCCCACGCTTATCGCTTCGGCGGCGACGAGTACGTGCTCTTGGTGCCAAACGCCGACGTCGCCCTCGCCCGCATGCTGCTCGGAGAGCTCCGCGACCGGGCCAGCGCAGCGACCTTCAGCGGCACCGACGTGCGCTTGTCGTTGACCCTCGGCGCATGCCTGGTCGACCCGGACTGCCCGTTGACGGACCGCGAAATCCTGAGCCGTGCCAACGATGCCAAGGCGCGGGCCAAGGGGCTTCGCAAGGGCAGCGTCATGATGGTAGAGCCTCCGGAGTACCGGGCCGAGGCGGCGGAGCCGTTCTGA
- a CDS encoding sigma-54-dependent Fis family transcriptional regulator, translating to MAERTVTEHAQYAVGSAGSAPVIGLVLVPARAGDGLTLIDVSRPLSVGRDESSDIVLDDAGASRAHARFEQRGEQVLVSDLGSRNGTWVDAAPASTSGTLARPHSVIRIGRSLFVVADLAPYARPRPGELAGLYGGASLDDAREAVLTIAPTKSAVLILGETGTGKEVIARLVHEASGRGGPFVALNCAAVPSELVDAELFGHARGAFSGAAKDRTGLFRTAHGGTLFLDEIGEMPAAVQAKLLRTLETGEVRPVGDDHSLTVDTRVVAATNREVDQLIESGSFRGDLLHRLAGLRIRLPPLRERREDVPLLAQAFALAVGAEVSPAAFERLMLHPWPGNVRELRNVIAAATEVARRKGRPEITEEDVTPLLILANPKSTPPSRAEQTNRRVTDALTEAAGDVAQAAALLGMGRSALYETLRRLDIDPRGFRRR from the coding sequence GTGGCCGAGCGCACGGTGACCGAACACGCCCAGTACGCGGTGGGCAGCGCCGGGAGCGCTCCCGTAATCGGCCTGGTGCTGGTCCCTGCACGCGCGGGCGACGGACTCACGCTGATCGACGTCTCGAGACCTCTCAGCGTCGGACGAGACGAGAGCTCGGACATCGTGCTCGACGACGCCGGCGCGTCCCGCGCCCACGCCCGCTTCGAGCAGCGCGGGGAGCAAGTCCTAGTGAGCGACCTCGGCAGCCGCAACGGGACCTGGGTCGACGCCGCGCCGGCCTCCACTTCCGGCACGCTCGCCCGCCCGCACTCGGTCATTCGCATCGGACGCAGTCTGTTCGTCGTGGCCGATCTCGCACCCTATGCCCGCCCGCGCCCCGGTGAGCTCGCCGGCCTCTACGGCGGCGCCTCCCTCGACGACGCGCGCGAGGCCGTGCTCACCATCGCGCCGACCAAGAGCGCCGTGCTGATCCTGGGTGAGACCGGGACCGGCAAAGAAGTGATCGCCCGCCTGGTGCACGAGGCCAGCGGGCGCGGCGGTCCCTTCGTGGCCTTGAACTGCGCAGCGGTCCCGTCGGAGCTCGTGGACGCGGAGCTCTTTGGTCACGCCCGGGGCGCGTTCTCGGGAGCTGCCAAGGACCGCACGGGGCTCTTCCGCACGGCTCACGGCGGCACGCTGTTCCTCGACGAGATCGGAGAAATGCCTGCTGCGGTCCAGGCCAAGCTGCTGCGCACCCTCGAGACCGGCGAGGTCCGCCCGGTGGGCGACGACCACTCACTGACGGTCGACACACGCGTGGTGGCAGCGACCAACCGCGAGGTCGATCAGCTGATCGAGTCTGGCTCGTTCCGGGGTGATCTCCTGCATCGCCTGGCTGGGCTGCGCATCCGCCTGCCCCCGCTGCGGGAGCGCCGAGAGGACGTACCGCTGCTCGCACAGGCGTTTGCGTTGGCGGTCGGGGCCGAGGTCTCGCCCGCCGCCTTTGAACGCCTGATGTTGCATCCGTGGCCGGGCAACGTGCGCGAGCTTCGCAACGTGATCGCCGCCGCGACGGAGGTTGCCCGACGCAAGGGGCGACCGGAGATCACCGAAGAGGACGTGACTCCGCTGCTGATCCTCGCAAACCCCAAGAGCACGCCGCCAAGCCGGGCCGAACAGACCAACCGCCGCGTCACCGACGCGCTCACCGAAGCCGCGGGTGACGTGGCGCAAGCGGCGGCGCTCCTGGGCATGGGTCGCTCCGCGCTCTACGAGACACTGAGGCGACTGGACATCGACCCTCGGGGGTTCCGCCGCAGGTGA